ACGCCGGCGAGGCCGACGACGCCGGCTTGTTTGAGGTATTCGTTGATCGTGTCCCGGCAGCGCCAGTTGGAGGGGATCTCCGCCCATTCACGGACGACGAAGCCGCGCAGGAAGGGCTGGCGCGATTCAAAGTCCTCTTCGTTGATGCCGTAGTTGCCGATCAGCGGGTAGGTCATGACGACGATCTGCCCGCAGTAAGAGGGGTCGGTGAGCAGTTCCTGATAACCGGTCATGCCCGTATTAAAAACGACCTCGCCGGGTCGCTGCCCCGTTGCGCCAAAGGCCTCGCCTTCCCAGACAGAGCCGTCCTCCAGGATGAGATAACCCTTTTCCATAAAAACCTCCTGTATTGCCGCCGCGCTGGCGTGAGGCCGGTGAGGCCGGCCCAGTGAAGTGTAGTGAGACCTATCTTTCCGCGTTGTAGGCAAGGCCGATTGAAGGCAGTTCAGTGTGCCGCCCCGTCAACAGCGACGCACGCGATGTTAGGTCGGTTGAAGAGCGTACGTTACCCGATAACCTGCCGGTCCCGCATGACCACACGGCCGCCGACAATCGTCGTCACCGGCCAAGAACGCAGGATCTGACCGACAAAGGGGGTGTTCTTGCCTTTTGACTGCCAGTTCTCCAGGGTGACCGTCTCGGTGTGCTCGGGGTCGATGACAGTCACGTCAGCCGCCGCACCCACCGAGAGGGTCCCGCCGGGCAGGCCGAGCCGCTTGGCCGGAGCCACTGTCAGGGCGGCCACAAAGGACGGCAGGGTCATGACCCCCGCTTCAACCAGTTCGCGCCAGAAGAGCGGCCAGGCCGTCTCCAAGCCGGAGATGCCAAAGGGGGCGTAGTTGTATTCGCAGGCCTTTTCCTCGGCCGTATGGGGGGCATGGTCGGTGGCCAAAATGGTCAAGGTGCCGTCGTTCAAAGCGGAGCGCAGCGCTTCAATGTCCTTATCGCTCCGCAGCGGCGGATTGACCTTCGTCGCCGTGTGGAAGCCTTCCACAGCGGCGTCCGTGAGGGCCAGGTGATGGGGGCAGACCTCGCCGGTCACATTGACGCCCCGCCACTGGGCCTGGCGGATCAGTTCGACCGAGCGGGCTGTCGAGACATGGGCGATGTGCAGTTTCGCGCCGGCGCTCTCGGCGAGGAGGATATCGCGGGCCACCATGATCGCCTCAGCCGCCGCGGGGATGCCCCGCAGGCCGAGCACCGTCGACCAGTAACCCTCGTGCATAACGCCGTCTTTGGCCAATTCCGGGTCTTCGCAGTGGCTGATGATCACCTTGTCCACCATCTGGGCGTATTGCAGGCCCAGCCGCATGATGTCGGAGCGCGGAACCGGTCGGCCGTCGTCGGAGAAGGCGACGGCGCCGCAGGCGGCCATGTCGGCCATCTCAGCCAGTTCTTGTCCATCGGAGCCCTTGGTGATGGCGCCGATGGGATAAACGCGCACCAGGCCGGTCGCCTGGGCCCGGTTGTAGATGAATTCAACGCCTGTCTGGGAATCGCAGACCGGTTTCGTGTTCGGCATGGCGCAGACGGCGGTAAAGCCGCCGCGAGCCGCCGCCCGGGTGCCTGTGGCGATGGTCTCCTTCGCCTCCAGGCCCGGTTCGCGCAGGTGGCAGTGGATATCGATCAGGCCGGGGGTGACCAGTTTTCCCGTCGCGTCGATGACCTCGTCCGCTTCGGTGATCGCGCCGGCGAAGTCGCCGATCGCCGCGATGAGGCCCTCTTCAATTTTGATATCGGCGATTTTGTTGATGCCGTTGGCCGGGTCGATGACCCGCCCGCCTTTAATGTACAGCGCCACTGCCGCTTCCTCCCATCATCAGGTAGAGTATGGCCATACGCACAGCCACCCCGTTCGTCACCTGCTCCTCAATGGCCGCGAAATCGGCGTCAGCCACATCGTCGGCGATCTCGACGCCCCGGTTCATCGGTCCCGGATGGAGAACGAGCACATCTGGCTTGCAGCGCTTCAGCCGCTCCTGGTTGAGGCCGAACTGGCGGGCATACTCGCGGATCGTCGGGAAGAGCCCTTTCTTCTGCCGCTCCAGTTGCAGGCGCAGCACGTTGACCACGTCGGCGCCGTCGAGGGCCTCTTCGATGCAGGTGAAGGCCTGCACTCCGATGGTCGCCAGTTCCGGCGGCAGCAGCGTCGACGGGCCGCAGACGCGCACATCGGCGCCCATCGTGCGCAGTCCCCAGATGTTCGAGCGGGCCACCCGCGAGTGGAGCACATCGCCCAGGATGGTGACCGTCAGACCCTCCAGGCGGCCTTTGCGTTCCCGGATGGTGTACATATCGAGCAATCCCTGGGTGGGATGCTCATGGGCGCCGTCACCGGCGTTGATCACGCGGGCTTTCACATGCTTGGCCAGCAGGTGAGGCGCCCC
Above is a genomic segment from Heliomicrobium gestii containing:
- a CDS encoding dihydroorotase gives rise to the protein MALYIKGGRVIDPANGINKIADIKIEEGLIAAIGDFAGAITEADEVIDATGKLVTPGLIDIHCHLREPGLEAKETIATGTRAAARGGFTAVCAMPNTKPVCDSQTGVEFIYNRAQATGLVRVYPIGAITKGSDGQELAEMADMAACGAVAFSDDGRPVPRSDIMRLGLQYAQMVDKVIISHCEDPELAKDGVMHEGYWSTVLGLRGIPAAAEAIMVARDILLAESAGAKLHIAHVSTARSVELIRQAQWRGVNVTGEVCPHHLALTDAAVEGFHTATKVNPPLRSDKDIEALRSALNDGTLTILATDHAPHTAEEKACEYNYAPFGISGLETAWPLFWRELVEAGVMTLPSFVAALTVAPAKRLGLPGGTLSVGAAADVTVIDPEHTETVTLENWQSKGKNTPFVGQILRSWPVTTIVGGRVVMRDRQVIG
- a CDS encoding aspartate carbamoyltransferase catalytic subunit; this translates as MAWQHKDLLGLRGLSKQEIELILDTAAPMKDIIGRDIKKVPTLRGKSVICLFYEASTRTRTSFELAGKFMSADTVNIAASSSSVVKGESLIDTGKTLDAMGTDIIVIRHAASGAPHLLAKHVKARVINAGDGAHEHPTQGLLDMYTIRERKGRLEGLTVTILGDVLHSRVARSNIWGLRTMGADVRVCGPSTLLPPELATIGVQAFTCIEEALDGADVVNVLRLQLERQKKGLFPTIREYARQFGLNQERLKRCKPDVLVLHPGPMNRGVEIADDVADADFAAIEEQVTNGVAVRMAILYLMMGGSGSGAVH